A section of the Armatimonadota bacterium genome encodes:
- a CDS encoding site-2 protease family protein, which translates to MTFSPDDLALLIHRYFPVREAWVQDGYPVFAVLPTQDLEERFEALREALRPHGQMPLLRRRDGAVLLTVVPKPHPPGARMGLHVALFLATVATTFATGYIGSLRFAEVLQRVPEAVLRAGYTPDPLRDGLVFSAALLGILLVHELGHKLAARIHGIDASWPYFIPFPPVILGQVSIGTMGAVIVTREPAPSRNALFDLGASGPLAGLLVAIPLLLLGLDRTVLLDLRQILPHLGGLPAFPFPWSVARLLEWRFGAGSEVVYYTDPLTDAAVIGLFVTGINLLPASMLDGGHAVRALLGPRWHRVASYAAVVLLLLLGLIPMAILLLFLTTRGHPGPANDVSPPTASRIAVGLLLLTIFLLALPLDYFLLPLRLLQ; encoded by the coding sequence ATGACGTTCTCTCCGGACGACCTCGCCCTCCTCATTCACCGTTACTTCCCGGTGCGGGAGGCATGGGTGCAGGACGGGTACCCGGTGTTCGCGGTGCTCCCCACCCAGGACCTGGAGGAGCGGTTCGAGGCGCTGCGGGAGGCCCTCCGGCCGCACGGACAGATGCCGTTGCTGCGCCGTCGGGACGGAGCCGTGCTCCTCACCGTGGTTCCAAAACCGCATCCTCCGGGCGCCCGCATGGGGCTGCACGTGGCGCTCTTTCTGGCCACGGTGGCCACCACCTTCGCCACGGGCTACATCGGATCCCTCCGGTTCGCGGAGGTCCTGCAACGGGTGCCGGAGGCGGTGCTGCGGGCGGGGTATACCCCGGATCCCCTGCGGGACGGGCTCGTGTTCAGCGCGGCCCTGCTGGGGATCCTCCTGGTGCACGAGCTGGGGCACAAGCTGGCGGCCCGCATCCACGGGATCGACGCCAGCTGGCCGTATTTCATCCCCTTCCCGCCCGTGATCCTCGGACAGGTCTCCATCGGGACCATGGGGGCGGTGATCGTCACCCGGGAACCCGCTCCCAGCCGCAACGCCCTGTTCGACCTCGGGGCCAGCGGCCCGCTGGCCGGCCTGCTGGTGGCCATTCCCCTCCTGCTCTTGGGCCTGGATCGCACGGTGCTGTTGGATCTGAGGCAAATCCTGCCTCACCTGGGGGGTCTGCCGGCCTTCCCCTTCCCCTGGTCCGTGGCGCGCCTGCTGGAGTGGCGGTTCGGCGCGGGATCCGAGGTGGTGTACTACACGGATCCGCTCACGGACGCCGCGGTCATCGGGCTCTTCGTCACCGGCATCAACCTCCTCCCCGCCAGCATGCTGGACGGCGGGCACGCGGTGCGGGCCCTGCTGGGCCCCCGGTGGCACCGGGTGGCCTCCTACGCCGCGGTGGTGCTGTTGCTGCTGTTGGGCCTCATCCCCATGGCCATCCTGCTCCTCTTCCTCACCACCCGCGGGCACCCCGGGCCAGCCAACGACGTCTCTCCCCCAACCGCCTCCCGGATCGCCGTCGGCCTGCTGCTCCTTACGATCTTCCTCCTGGCCCTCCCCCTCGATTACTTCCTCCTTCCCCTCCGCCTCCTCCAGTAA
- the ftsZ gene encoding cell division protein FtsZ, protein MANLDRDLRRFASIKVVGVGGGGSNAVNRMIAAGLRGVEFIAVNTDIQALALSQAERKIHIGSKLTRGLGAGGDPEIGRQAAEESKDDLYDALEGADMVFVTAGMGGGTGTGGAPVVARIARELGALVIGVVTKPFSFEGRRRAATAEDGIRRLKEQVNTLITIPNDRLLQIIDRKVSLIEAFRVADDVLRQGVQGIADLITVPGLINLDFADVRAVMSEAGSALIGIGVASGEDRTVRAAQAAISSPLLETSMDGARGVLMNVTGGLDLGLVEVNEAAQIIAKTADPDANIIFGAVIDEGMSDEVRITVIATGFEAAQVPAQEPAPAREAAPKPEPQPVRLIDDYLDIPAFLRRRGS, encoded by the coding sequence ATGGCGAACCTGGACCGGGATCTGCGGCGTTTCGCATCCATCAAGGTGGTGGGCGTGGGCGGGGGCGGCAGCAACGCGGTGAACCGCATGATCGCCGCGGGCCTGCGGGGCGTGGAGTTCATCGCCGTCAACACGGACATCCAGGCCCTGGCCCTCTCGCAGGCGGAGCGGAAGATCCACATCGGCAGCAAGCTCACCCGTGGGCTGGGAGCCGGAGGGGATCCGGAGATCGGCCGCCAGGCCGCGGAGGAGAGCAAGGACGACCTGTACGACGCCCTGGAGGGTGCGGACATGGTGTTCGTCACCGCGGGGATGGGCGGGGGCACGGGGACGGGCGGAGCCCCCGTGGTGGCCCGCATCGCCCGGGAACTGGGGGCCCTGGTGATCGGGGTGGTCACCAAGCCCTTCTCCTTCGAGGGACGCCGGCGCGCGGCCACCGCGGAGGACGGAATCCGGCGCCTCAAGGAGCAGGTGAACACCCTCATCACCATCCCCAACGACCGCCTGCTGCAGATCATCGATCGCAAGGTGAGCCTCATCGAGGCCTTCCGGGTGGCGGACGACGTGCTCCGCCAGGGGGTCCAGGGGATCGCGGACCTCATCACGGTGCCGGGCCTTATCAACCTGGACTTCGCGGACGTGCGGGCGGTGATGTCGGAGGCCGGCAGCGCCCTCATCGGGATCGGCGTGGCCAGCGGGGAGGACCGGACGGTGCGGGCCGCCCAGGCGGCCATCAGCAGCCCCCTGCTGGAGACCTCCATGGACGGGGCCCGGGGGGTGCTCATGAACGTCACCGGCGGGCTGGACCTGGGACTGGTGGAGGTGAACGAGGCCGCCCAGATCATCGCCAAGACCGCGGATCCGGACGCCAACATCATCTTCGGCGCGGTCATCGACGAGGGCATGAGCGACGAGGTCCGCATCACCGTGATCGCCACGGGGTTCGAGGCCGCCCAGGTCCCGGCGCAGGAGCCGGCTCCAGCGCGGGAGGCCGCGCCCAAGCCGGAGCCGCAGCCCGTACGCCTCATCGACGATTACCTGGACATCCCCGCGTTCCTGCGCCGGCGCGGCTCATGA
- the ftsA gene encoding cell division protein FtsA, with amino-acid sequence MARSSPLVGLDIGTTKVCAVVAQAEAGDRLQLLGVGTAPSAGLRRGVVADLRAATEAVERAVERAEKAAGREIRSVYVAVSGDHVTGQNTRGVVAVSSPDREISSADVARALEAARMSAVPAADREVLHVLPRHFVVDGTDGVRNPVGMYGVRLEVEAHVVTGASTQVANLVKCVEQAGLEVEGLVLGVLASAEAVLSGAERELGVAVCEVGGGITSLGIFQGGALCHTAVVPVAGQHITNDLAVGLRTSVEEAERIKLRSGAAAARMAAEGEFLEVAEIGAQTPKVIPRRVVCEIIEARVEELLDLVRAQLERWGSVAQLPAGVVLTGGSTLLPGLVELASERWGLPVRVGHPRGLLGPTAAVSGPAYATAIGLLLYAHHQAVERARGRDGAARGIWQRLRTWLVGE; translated from the coding sequence GTGGCAAGATCGAGCCCGCTGGTGGGTCTGGACATCGGAACCACGAAGGTCTGTGCTGTGGTGGCCCAGGCGGAGGCAGGGGACCGACTCCAGCTCTTGGGGGTGGGAACCGCCCCCTCCGCAGGCCTCCGGCGGGGCGTGGTGGCGGACCTCCGCGCGGCCACGGAGGCGGTGGAGCGGGCGGTGGAGCGGGCGGAGAAGGCCGCAGGCCGCGAGATCCGGTCCGTGTACGTGGCGGTCTCCGGAGACCACGTGACGGGCCAGAACACCCGGGGCGTGGTGGCCGTGAGCTCTCCCGATCGGGAGATCTCCTCCGCGGACGTGGCCCGGGCTCTCGAGGCCGCCCGCATGAGCGCGGTCCCCGCCGCGGATCGCGAAGTGCTCCACGTACTGCCCCGGCACTTCGTGGTGGACGGGACGGATGGCGTGCGCAACCCCGTGGGGATGTACGGGGTGCGGTTGGAGGTGGAGGCCCACGTGGTGACCGGGGCCAGCACCCAGGTGGCGAACCTCGTGAAGTGCGTGGAACAGGCGGGCCTGGAAGTGGAGGGACTGGTGCTCGGGGTTCTGGCCTCCGCGGAGGCGGTGCTCTCCGGGGCGGAGCGGGAACTCGGGGTGGCGGTGTGCGAGGTGGGGGGTGGGATCACGAGCCTGGGCATCTTCCAGGGCGGGGCCCTCTGCCACACCGCGGTGGTCCCCGTGGCCGGCCAGCACATCACCAACGACCTCGCGGTGGGCCTGCGCACCTCCGTGGAGGAAGCGGAGCGGATCAAGCTCCGCTCCGGAGCCGCCGCGGCCCGCATGGCCGCGGAGGGAGAGTTCCTGGAGGTGGCGGAGATCGGGGCGCAGACCCCGAAGGTCATCCCGCGGCGGGTGGTGTGCGAGATCATCGAGGCCCGGGTGGAGGAGCTGCTGGACTTGGTCCGCGCGCAGTTGGAGCGGTGGGGGTCCGTGGCCCAATTGCCTGCGGGGGTGGTCCTCACGGGGGGCAGCACGCTCCTGCCCGGTCTCGTGGAGCTGGCCTCCGAGCGCTGGGGGCTTCCCGTGCGGGTGGGGCATCCCCGGGGACTCCTGGGGCCCACGGCCGCGGTGAGCGGACCGGCATACGCCACCGCGATCGGCCTGCTGCTCTACGCCCACCATCAGGCGGTGGAGCGGGCGCGGGGGCGGGATGGTGCGGCCCGGGGAATCTGGCAGCGGCTGCGCACCTGGCTTGTGGGAGAATAG
- a CDS encoding FtsQ-type POTRA domain-containing protein, with translation MTRWVRGLRFGAVMCTIAALFSFPHSSVFAVRTVVVSGNRALPESEVLHWARLRTGIPLARIREEEVTAHLLRHPRIRTARVEFRWPHTVVLHIAERIPVLHVVVGDRVLVVDEEGVVLDGRGEDLLPLLVEFRVPPTPLGARLASPRLQEAVRALAALPEEGRHQLFLARLDPEGSLHVKLRSGPWVQVRLEDDLRTRLRTAEAVVRALEREGISVESVDLRFGDRAIVRPRGRTPMAPVE, from the coding sequence ATGACGCGGTGGGTGCGGGGGTTGCGCTTCGGCGCGGTGATGTGTACCATCGCCGCGCTCTTCTCCTTCCCGCACTCGTCCGTCTTCGCCGTCCGCACCGTTGTCGTGTCGGGCAACCGGGCCCTCCCGGAATCCGAGGTCCTCCACTGGGCCCGACTGCGTACGGGGATTCCCCTGGCCCGCATCCGAGAAGAGGAGGTGACCGCGCACCTCCTGCGGCATCCCCGCATCCGCACGGCCCGGGTGGAGTTCCGGTGGCCGCACACGGTCGTGCTCCACATCGCGGAGCGGATCCCCGTCCTCCACGTGGTGGTGGGGGATCGGGTCCTGGTGGTGGACGAGGAAGGGGTGGTGCTGGACGGGCGCGGGGAGGACCTGCTTCCCCTCCTCGTGGAGTTCCGGGTTCCTCCTACCCCGCTCGGCGCGCGACTTGCCTCTCCTCGGCTGCAGGAGGCGGTGCGGGCCCTCGCCGCGCTTCCCGAGGAGGGACGCCATCAGCTCTTCCTCGCGCGCCTGGATCCGGAAGGGAGCCTGCACGTGAAGCTGCGGTCCGGCCCCTGGGTGCAGGTGCGGCTGGAGGACGATCTCCGGACGCGCCTGAGGACGGCGGAGGCGGTGGTGCGGGCCCTGGAACGGGAGGGGATCTCCGTGGAGTCCGTGGACCTCCGGTTCGGGGACCGGGCCATCGTGCGGCCCCGAGGGAGGACTCCCATGGCTCCCGTGGAATAG
- the murB gene encoding UDP-N-acetylmuramate dehydrogenase, which translates to MTEALLRDLRAVCRDVRVGEPLSRHVSFRIGGPADVLLLPRGQEELREVLRFLFGRGERFVVLGRGSNVLVSDRGVRGVVVKVGRGLHRVRWDGMEAVAEAGVGLPSLAHQAARRGLGGLEFAAGIPGSVGGAVVMNAGAHGQCVAEVVEAVRVVTPRGEEVWENAALGFAYRTSRLQRETAVVVEAILRLRPGDPEEIRARMEEWLRLRSCTQPVGPPSSGCIFRNPPGEAAGRLIELAGCKGLRVGGVRVSTLHANYILNEGGGRALDVLRLVETVRDRVRRTFGVELELEVQLVGEF; encoded by the coding sequence GTGACGGAGGCCCTGTTGCGGGACCTCCGGGCGGTCTGCCGGGACGTGCGGGTGGGGGAGCCCCTCAGCCGCCACGTCTCCTTCCGCATCGGAGGACCCGCGGACGTCCTCCTCCTGCCCCGCGGACAGGAGGAGCTGCGGGAGGTCCTGCGCTTCCTGTTCGGCCGGGGCGAGCGGTTCGTGGTGTTGGGGCGCGGTTCCAACGTGCTGGTCTCCGATCGGGGGGTACGGGGCGTGGTGGTGAAGGTGGGGCGGGGCCTCCATCGGGTTCGGTGGGATGGCATGGAGGCGGTGGCGGAGGCCGGGGTAGGACTTCCAAGCCTCGCCCACCAGGCCGCCCGTCGGGGACTCGGGGGCCTGGAGTTCGCCGCGGGGATTCCGGGGTCCGTGGGGGGCGCGGTGGTGATGAACGCGGGGGCCCACGGCCAATGCGTGGCGGAAGTGGTGGAGGCGGTGCGGGTGGTCACCCCGCGGGGCGAGGAGGTGTGGGAGAACGCGGCCCTGGGGTTCGCCTACCGCACCAGCCGGCTGCAACGGGAGACGGCGGTGGTGGTGGAGGCGATCCTTCGGTTGCGGCCGGGGGATCCTGAGGAGATTCGGGCCCGCATGGAGGAGTGGTTGCGGCTCCGGAGCTGCACGCAGCCCGTGGGCCCGCCTTCTTCAGGCTGCATTTTCCGCAATCCGCCGGGGGAGGCCGCGGGAAGGCTCATCGAGCTCGCGGGCTGCAAGGGCCTGCGGGTAGGCGGGGTGCGGGTCTCCACCCTGCACGCGAATTACATCCTCAACGAGGGTGGAGGCCGGGCCCTCGACGTCCTCCGCCTGGTGGAGACGGTGCGGGACCGGGTGCGGCGCACGTTCGGGGTGGAGCTGGAACTGGAGGTCCAGCTGGTGGGGGAGTTCTGA